One stretch of Filifactor alocis ATCC 35896 DNA includes these proteins:
- the rpsG gene encoding 30S ribosomal protein S7, with protein sequence MPRRGNIPKREVLADPLYGSKVVTKLVNNVMLDGKKGTAQEIVYGAFEEIKEKTGEDPLEVFEKAMNNIMPVLEVKARRVGGANYQVPVEVRPERRETLGLRWLVRYTRARNEKGMKLKLAREIMDAANGMGASVKKKEDTHKMAEANKAFAHYRW encoded by the coding sequence GTGCCAAGAAGAGGTAATATTCCAAAGAGAGAAGTTTTGGCTGATCCGCTATACGGAAGTAAAGTGGTAACAAAGCTTGTAAATAATGTAATGTTAGATGGAAAAAAAGGGACAGCACAAGAAATCGTGTATGGAGCTTTTGAAGAAATCAAAGAAAAAACAGGAGAAGATCCATTAGAAGTATTTGAAAAAGCGATGAACAATATCATGCCGGTATTGGAAGTAAAAGCGAGAAGAGTCGGCGGTGCGAACTACCAAGTTCCTGTTGAAGTACGTCCGGAACGTAGAGAAACATTGGGACTACGTTGGTTAGTAAGATATACTCGTGCAAGAAATGAAAAAGGTATGAAATTGAAATTAGCAAGAGAAATTATGGATGCTGCAAACGGAATGGGAGCATCTGTTAAGAAGAAAGAAGATACTCATAAAATGGCAGAAGCAAATAAAGCATTTGCTCACTATCGTTGGTAA
- the fusA gene encoding elongation factor G, translating into MPRQFPLEKTRNIGIMAHIDAGKTTTTERILFYTGKTHKLGETHEGASQMDWMEQEKERGITITSAATTAQWNNHRINIIDTPGHVDFTVEVERSLRVLDGAVAVFCAKGGVEPQSENVWRQADTYKVPRIAFVNKMDIIGANFLRVVDMMKDRLGANAVAMQLPIGAEDTFEGMIDLLTMKAYKTHDKLGTEMEECEIPADMQAQAEEYRAIMVEAIAELDEDLTMKYLEGEEISVDELKNALRQGVISTAINPVFCGSAYRNKGVQLLLDAVVDYMPAPVDVPDIKGVLEDGTEEVRHSSDSEPFSSLAFKIMVDPFVGKLAFFRVYSGSLQSGSYVLNSTKNKKERIGRILQMHANSREEITEVYSGDIAAAVGLKDTTTGDTLCDPAHPIILESMEFPEPVISVAIEPKTKAAQEKMGVALQRLSEEDPTFRVRTDEETGQTIISGMGELHLEIIVDRLLREFKVEATVGAPQVAYRETIRQSVDIENKYAKQSGGRGQYGHVKIRMIPQEPGAGYEFVNNIVGGAIPKEYIGPVDTGIQGAMEAGILAGYPVVDVKVELYDGSYHEVDSSEMAFKVAASMAFKEGMKKANPVLLEPVFKVEVVTPEDYMGDVMGDLNSRRGRIEGMEARQGGAQAINAMVPLSEMFGYSTDLRSATQGRATYTMIFDHYEEVPNSIAKKIMEQGE; encoded by the coding sequence GTGCCAAGACAATTTCCTTTAGAAAAGACAAGAAATATCGGTATCATGGCGCATATCGATGCCGGTAAAACAACTACAACAGAACGTATTTTGTTTTATACCGGAAAAACTCATAAATTAGGAGAAACTCACGAAGGAGCTTCTCAAATGGACTGGATGGAGCAAGAAAAAGAGAGAGGTATTACCATTACTTCTGCTGCGACAACTGCTCAATGGAACAATCACCGTATCAATATCATTGATACTCCAGGCCACGTTGACTTTACAGTAGAAGTAGAGCGTTCTCTTCGTGTATTGGACGGTGCTGTAGCTGTATTCTGTGCAAAAGGCGGGGTAGAACCTCAATCTGAAAATGTATGGAGACAGGCAGACACATACAAAGTACCAAGAATTGCTTTCGTAAACAAAATGGATATCATTGGAGCAAACTTCCTTAGAGTTGTAGATATGATGAAGGATAGATTGGGTGCGAATGCAGTAGCAATGCAACTTCCAATCGGAGCAGAGGATACATTCGAAGGAATGATTGATTTGCTTACAATGAAAGCATACAAAACACATGATAAGCTTGGAACAGAAATGGAAGAATGTGAAATTCCTGCTGATATGCAAGCACAAGCAGAAGAATATCGCGCAATCATGGTAGAGGCAATTGCAGAATTAGATGAAGATTTGACAATGAAATACCTTGAAGGGGAAGAAATTTCAGTTGATGAATTGAAAAATGCACTTCGTCAAGGAGTTATTTCAACAGCGATCAATCCGGTATTTTGTGGTTCCGCATATCGTAATAAAGGGGTACAACTATTGTTGGATGCAGTTGTTGATTATATGCCTGCACCTGTTGATGTACCTGACATCAAAGGTGTTTTGGAAGATGGAACGGAAGAAGTTCGTCATTCGTCTGACTCTGAACCGTTTTCTTCATTAGCATTTAAAATCATGGTGGATCCGTTTGTTGGAAAACTTGCTTTCTTCCGTGTATATTCCGGAAGTTTGCAATCCGGTTCTTATGTATTAAACTCAACAAAAAATAAGAAAGAAAGAATCGGACGTATCCTTCAAATGCATGCGAACTCAAGAGAAGAAATTACAGAAGTTTACTCAGGAGATATCGCAGCTGCGGTAGGTTTGAAAGATACAACAACCGGAGATACACTTTGTGATCCGGCTCATCCGATTATTTTGGAATCTATGGAATTCCCTGAACCGGTTATCTCTGTAGCAATTGAACCAAAGACAAAAGCAGCTCAAGAAAAAATGGGTGTAGCGCTTCAAAGATTGTCAGAAGAAGACCCTACTTTCCGAGTTAGAACAGATGAAGAAACCGGACAAACAATTATCTCAGGAATGGGAGAGTTGCACTTGGAAATCATTGTAGACAGATTACTTCGTGAATTCAAAGTAGAAGCTACAGTTGGAGCACCACAAGTAGCATACCGTGAAACAATTCGTCAATCTGTTGATATTGAAAATAAATATGCAAAACAATCAGGTGGTCGTGGACAATACGGACATGTTAAGATTCGTATGATTCCTCAAGAACCCGGTGCAGGTTATGAGTTTGTTAACAACATTGTTGGGGGAGCGATCCCTAAAGAATACATTGGACCTGTTGATACAGGTATCCAAGGAGCAATGGAAGCAGGTATCCTTGCAGGATATCCGGTAGTAGACGTCAAAGTAGAACTATATGATGGTTCTTACCATGAAGTTGACTCCTCGGAAATGGCATTTAAAGTTGCTGCTTCTATGGCATTCAAAGAAGGTATGAAAAAAGCAAACCCTGTATTGTTAGAACCGGTATTCAAAGTAGAAGTTGTTACTCCGGAGGACTACATGGGAGATGTAATGGGAGATCTTAACTCTCGCCGTGGAAGAATCGAAGGAATGGAAGCAAGACAGGGTGGAGCACAAGCAATCAATGCAATGGTTCCACTTTCTGAAATGTTTGGATACTCAACAGACTTGCGTTCTGCAACTCAAGGACGTGCAACTTATACAATGATTTTTGATCACTATGAAGAAGTTCCAAATTCCATTGCGAAAAAAATTATGGAACAAGGAGAATAA
- the rpsL gene encoding 30S ribosomal protein S12: MPTINQLVRKGREAVEYKSTAPALQKGFNALKKRATNLNSPQKRGVCTAVKTVTPKKPNSALRKVARVRLTNGIEVSAYIPGEGHNLQEHSVVLIRGGRVKDLPGVRYHIVRGTLDTAGIEKRRQARSKYGTKRPKDAK, encoded by the coding sequence ATGCCAACCATTAACCAGTTAGTAAGAAAAGGAAGAGAGGCTGTAGAATATAAATCAACAGCACCGGCTCTTCAAAAAGGGTTTAATGCTCTTAAAAAGAGAGCAACCAATTTGAATTCCCCACAAAAAAGAGGGGTTTGTACAGCAGTGAAAACAGTAACTCCTAAAAAACCTAACTCTGCTCTTCGTAAAGTAGCCAGAGTAAGATTGACGAACGGAATTGAAGTTTCTGCTTATATTCCGGGAGAAGGACACAACTTGCAAGAACACAGCGTTGTGTTGATTCGTGGAGGAAGAGTAAAGGACCTTCCTGGGGTTCGTTATCACATTGTTCGTGGAACACTTGATACAGCAGGTATCGAAAAGAGAAGACAGGCAAGATCAAAATACGGTACAAAAAGACCAAAAGACGCTAAATAA
- the rpmB gene encoding 50S ribosomal protein L28, translating into MARVCDVCGKGKMSGNAVSHSNRHNKRTWAPNLRTVHAVVNGTPKTIKVCTRCLRSGKIERA; encoded by the coding sequence ATGGCAAGAGTATGTGATGTATGCGGAAAAGGAAAAATGTCCGGAAACGCTGTGAGCCACTCTAACCGTCACAACAAAAGAACTTGGGCTCCAAATTTGAGAACTGTTCATGCTGTTGTAAACGGAACACCAAAAACTATTAAAGTTTGTACACGTTGTTTGCGTTCAGGAAAAATCGAACGTGCTTAG
- a CDS encoding MATE family efflux transporter — translation MEQKKGYQDLTIGPITDTLIKLTMPILGTSLLMMLHNFVDMWCVSRLGSREVAAAGTGGFYIWLAMSTSAVSRIGSQVKLSHSVGKKEFEDAKSYVESGIIITLMLGFLLGLIILTKNKAIVSFFRYQDTKVVFLSEQYLKIIAYAMPFFFLNPVLAAIFQGAGNSRLPFHINLIGLVLNILLNFTLIFGMGLGVFGAALSTSLAQIIMSVLYVVEMKKSNQSFLKPTFRNGISFSKMKEIVLIGLPYGIQETAFTVISIMIGRLVAVFGNSQIAAQKVGSQLEAISWESASGFSAALTAFVGQNYSSNKRERILKGYHTTICFSAMIGFFAFFLFFFFGKEVFSIFFVGDAETLDAGAVYLKILSLSQVLMCLEITTAGLFNGIGKTVIPSTIGIVFTGLRIPFAYVLSQPQYLGVEGIWWVISMSSVIKGMVALSAYWYYKTYRKEAFSLQK, via the coding sequence ATGGAGCAAAAGAAGGGATATCAAGATTTGACCATTGGACCGATTACAGATACTTTAATTAAATTGACAATGCCGATTTTGGGAACATCGCTTTTGATGATGCTGCACAATTTTGTGGATATGTGGTGTGTGAGCAGGTTGGGAAGTCGTGAAGTAGCTGCGGCAGGAACAGGTGGATTCTATATATGGCTTGCCATGTCTACCTCAGCAGTGAGTCGAATCGGTTCTCAAGTAAAATTGTCCCATTCAGTGGGAAAAAAAGAATTTGAAGATGCAAAATCTTATGTTGAAAGCGGAATTATTATTACTTTGATGTTAGGCTTTTTATTGGGGCTTATTATCCTTACAAAGAACAAAGCGATTGTTTCTTTTTTTCGATATCAAGATACAAAAGTAGTTTTTTTATCGGAACAATATTTGAAAATTATTGCTTATGCAATGCCTTTTTTCTTTTTAAATCCCGTGTTAGCAGCAATTTTTCAGGGAGCAGGAAACAGCAGGCTACCTTTTCATATCAACTTAATAGGACTTGTTTTGAATATTTTACTCAACTTTACATTAATTTTCGGTATGGGATTGGGCGTGTTCGGTGCAGCTTTGTCAACATCACTTGCACAGATTATTATGTCTGTCTTATATGTAGTTGAAATGAAAAAAAGTAATCAAAGCTTTTTGAAGCCGACTTTTAGAAACGGAATCAGTTTTTCAAAAATGAAAGAGATTGTTTTGATTGGATTGCCTTACGGAATACAAGAAACGGCATTTACTGTCATTTCTATTATGATTGGTAGATTGGTAGCTGTATTTGGAAACAGTCAAATAGCAGCGCAAAAAGTAGGATCACAATTAGAGGCAATTTCATGGGAATCTGCAAGCGGATTTTCAGCGGCATTGACAGCTTTTGTAGGTCAAAATTATTCTTCAAATAAAAGAGAACGAATTTTGAAAGGATATCATACAACAATTTGTTTTTCTGCTATGATAGGCTTTTTCGCATTTTTTTTATTTTTCTTTTTCGGGAAAGAAGTATTCAGTATTTTCTTTGTGGGAGATGCAGAAACATTGGATGCTGGAGCGGTATATTTGAAAATATTGAGCTTATCGCAAGTGTTGATGTGTTTGGAGATTACTACAGCAGGATTGTTTAACGGAATTGGAAAGACAGTGATTCCTTCTACAATTGGGATTGTATTTACAGGACTTCGCATTCCGTTTGCATATGTGTTATCTCAGCCTCAATATTTGGGAGTGGAAGGAATTTGGTGGGTAATTTCGATGAGCAGTGTTATCAAAGGAATGGTAGCACTTTCTGCATATTGGTACTATAAGACGTATAGGAAAGAAGCATTTTCTTTACAGAAATAA